A part of Aegilops tauschii subsp. strangulata cultivar AL8/78 chromosome 2, Aet v6.0, whole genome shotgun sequence genomic DNA contains:
- the LOC109743872 gene encoding uncharacterized protein: protein MDRGEPSLKPEWLVRGVATPTASATCLRPGTSPRAGDQDRGASSRNRSTVRDRERSSQQSSSRRGSGPSVSRRHDRDGTVKSRGYASFGRSNRDRVCEKDSDFHDWESRLGLPDGPLRDGFGSFSSCRPESDRLSRVRPKLDTSTRTAGVSLENGNLSRKDAAGISFEREFPHLSSEDNDGKQDIGRVPSPGISTPLQSIPLVTAPDGWNSVLAEVPGLSEPSNNYVSSGLSHAGSGRQPEVSSCGTALSMAETVMQAPLKVSTTPQLSVDAQKIEERTMRLRPLTPSSNKTSISSLSDKLKIRGARAGDSNGPVKTAPQLSTQPSNSSVRTPVKSEPVKPSQSGSFQVLTREQNGAANTAKDCSSNPVSPVLGQSSSVEPLERSNVNHKLKGVVNGLPLPVQQGSSGERKSIAKSKHKFFELLRSKSLNGSSAGIESSSSLADEQKNPSVDLSLFNSGIKCIETGSSSCEDANSCDGSQRHLSDNEEIKPPSEPHDAFYEGLHEIVADNKDANSSSDPVDAEDEAKASLSIIPTDTTDVSARSDSRYDEALLLSEPIVAGQEESYPTEEEPSPEEMAFLKSLGWKQDEVVPPLKQEEIADCLRHNVRLQQKLEECRG from the exons ATGGACCGAGGTGAGCCCTCGTTGAAGCCAGAATGGCTGGTTCGCGGGGTTGCTACACCGACAGCGTCTGCCACATGTCTCCGACCAGGAACTTCACCCCGTGCAG GTGATCAAGACAGGGGTGCTTCATCAAGAAACCGATCAACAGTTCGTGATCGTGAACGGAGCTCCCAACAGTCCTCTTCACGTAGGGGTTCTGGCCCAAGTGTGTCCAGACGGCATGATCGGGATGGCACAGTGAAGTCAAGAGGCTATGCCAGTTTTGGAAGAAGCAACAGAGACAGGGTGTGTGAAAAGGACTCTGATTTCCATGATTGGGAGAGTAGGTTGGGTCTTCCAGATGGCCCTTTGCGTGATGGCTTTGGGTCCTTTAGCTCTTGCAGACCTGAAAGCGATAGGCTCAGTCGTGTTCGTCCAAAGCTGGACACATCGACTCGGACAGCAGGAGTAAGTTTGGAAAATGGTAATCTATCTAGAAAGGATGCTGCAGGTATCTCCTTTGAGCGAGAATTTCCACACCTTAGTTCTGAGGATAACGATGGGAAGCAAGATATTGGTAGAGTTCCATCTCCTGGAATTAGCACCCCGCTTCAGAGCATACCATTGGTTACTGCACCTGATGGCTGGAACTCGGTGCTAGCAGAAGTTCCTGGACTTAGTGAGCCAAGCAATAACTATGTTTCTTCTGGTTTATCACATGCTGGTTCCGGTAGGCAGCCTGAAGTGTCGAGCTGCGGAACGGCATTAAGCATGGCTGAAACAGTAATGCAAGCACCATTAAAAGTTTCCACCACACCCCAG CTATCTGTTGATGCTCAAAAGATTGAAGAAAGAACTATGAGGCTAAGACCTCTGACGCCTTCATCAAACAAAACATCT ATATCAAGTTTGTCGGATAAGTTAAAAATTAGAGGTGCAAGAGCTGGGGATTCTAATGGTCCTGTGAAGACTGCGCCACAACTGTCAACACAGCCTTCTAACAGCTCTGTTCGTACTCCAGTCAAATCTGAGCCTGTAAAGCCATCTCAATCAGGAAGCTTTCAAGTCCTGACCCGCGAGCAGAATGGTGCTGCAAATACTGCCAAAGACTGCTCCAGCAATCCTGTGAGCCCTGTTCTAGGTCAATCTTCTTCAGTGGAACCACTGGAAAGGTCTAATGTCAACCATAAGCTTAAAGGTGTTGTAAACGGCCTCCCTTTGCCTGTACAACAAGGTTCATCTGGTGAGAGAAAATCAATTGCAAAATCAAAGCATAAATTCTTCGAGTTACTGCGGAGCAAATCTTTAAATGGTTCAAGCGCTGGCATCGAGTCCTCATCTAGCTTGGCTGATGAGCAGAAGAACCCCTCTGTTGATTTGTCCTTGTTTAACAGTGGAATCAAGTGTATTGAAACTGGAAGTAGTTCATGTGAGGATGCAAATTCTTGTGATGGATCTCAGCGACACCTCTCCGACAATGAGGAAATCAAGCCACCTTCAGAGCCTCATGATGCTTTTTATGAGGGGTTGCATGAGATTGTAGCTGACAACAAGGACGCCAACTCTTCATCAGATCCTGTTGATGCTGAAGATGAAGCTAAAGCTAGTCTGTCCATTATACCCACAGATACAACTGATGTTTCAGCGAGATCGGACTCTAGATATGACGAAGCCCTTTTGTTGTCTGAGCCCATTGTAGCAGGGCAAGAGGAATCGTATCCTACCGAAGAGGAACCAAGTCCAGAAGAAATGGCTTTCCTTAAATCTCTTGGCTGGAAACAAGACGAAGTAGTTCCTCCACTGAAACAGGAAGAGATCGCTGATTGT TTAAGGCACAACGTGAGGCTGCAGCAGAAGCTTGAGGAATGCAGGGGCTAA